From Echeneis naucrates chromosome 7, fEcheNa1.1, whole genome shotgun sequence, one genomic window encodes:
- the neurod4 gene encoding neurogenic differentiation factor 4: MMTKPFGKSGDVSELVSSLGWLEEDGSSQDGEESPELRARHGLAMHGGRMHSCTELGSEDMEEEEEEDDEEEIGPNGERAPKRRGPKKKKMTKARQERFRARRIKANARERSRMHGLNDALDNLRRVMPCYSKTQKLSKIETLRLARNYIWALSEVLESGQSPESHGFVEMLCKGLSQPTSNLVAGCLQLGPSPTMLNKLEDKCGGPGMGGVGGQAGHPLSYPSPGLPSPPYGSLEASHLLHMKGFKGPVYDNPSPNECSSGTPPYDGPLTPPLSINGNFALKQEPSPHESERNYTPHPVHAHYLSSHHYSASTTSGLPGGPQGHPLFQASRYELPLDVAFESFTPSHLVTSQMGVI, from the coding sequence ATGATGACTAAACCCTTTGGAAAGAGTGGGGATGTGAGTGAGCTGGTGAGCTCCCTTGGCTGGCTGGAGGAGGATGGTAGTTCACAGGATGGAGAGGAAAGCCCAGAGTTGAGAGCACGCCATGGCTTGGCTATGCATGGGGGCCGGATGCACTCCTGTACAGAACTGGGCAGTGAGgatatggaggaggaggaagaagaggatgatgaagaggagattGGACCTAATGGAGAAAGGGCGCCCAAAAGGAGGGGCcctaaaaagaagaaaatgaccAAAGCTAGACAGGAGAGGTTTCGTGCCCGGCGGATCAAGGCCAATGCCAGAGAACGTTCTCGTATGCACGGGTTGAACGATGCTCTGGATAATCTTCGCAGAGTAATGCCTTGCTATTCCAAGACACAGAAACTGTCAAAAATTGAGACTCTACGGCTGGCCCGCAACTACATCTGGGCCCTGTCAGAGGTGCTTGAGAGCGGCCAGTCCCCAGAGAGCCACGGCTTTGTGGAGATGCTGTGTAAAGGTTTGTCTCAGCCCACCAGTAACCTTGTAGCTGGCTGTCTGCAGCTGGGACCCAGTCCAACCATGCTCAACAAGCTGGAAGACAAGTGTGGAGGCCCAGGGATGGGCGGTGTGGGGGGTCAGGCTGGCCATCCCCTCAGCTACCCATCCCCAGGCCTTCCCAGCCCCCCCTATGGCTCCCTGGAGGCATCCCACCTCCTCCACATGAAGGGATTCAAGGGGCCAGTCTACGACAACCCCTCCCCTAACGAATGCAGCAGTGGCACTCCACCATACGACGGGcccctcacccctcccctcAGCATCAATGGCAACTTTGCCCTGAAGCAGGAGCCTTCTCCCCACGAGTCAGAGAGGAACTACACACCACACCCTGTCCATGCCCACTACCTCTCATCACACCATTACTCCGCTTCCACAACCAGTGGCCTACCAGGCGGGCCTCAGGGACACCCACTTTTTCAGGCTTCCCGTTACGAGCTGCCCCTGGATGTGGCCTTCGAGTCCTTCACTCCCTCTCACTTGGTCACCTCTCAAATGGGAGTCATCTGA